The genomic interval CTCCAAACAATGGCGGAGAGAAAGGGATTCGAACCCTTGAGACCCTTTTGGAGCCTACACGCTTTCCAGGCGTGCGCCTTCGACCGCTCGGCCATCTCTCCACTCGCCACTACACTAAAAATAAGAAAGGCGAGGATCTCCTCGCCTGGAAACTGGACCTTCCAATTTTCCTTGAGAAAAATTGGTGGAGATGAGCGGGATCGAACCGCCGACCTTCTCGTTGCGAACGAGACGCTCTCCCAACTGAGCTACATCCCCACTGACCTGGCTCTTTTTCGGACTTCCCGGAAGAAGTCGCTCAAGGCCTTCGAACAATCTTCCTTTAATATACCGCCGGTCATATGGACCCGGTGGTTCAATTTCGGATTGTCCAAGACCCTGGCCGTGCTCTCCACCGCCCCCGCCTTGGGGTCGGCCGCGCCGTAATAAAGATGCCGGATCCTCGACAACACGATGCCCCCGCCGCACATGGTGCAGGGCTCCAACGTCACGTAAAGGTCGCAATCGATCAAGCGCCAGCTTCGGAGCTTTTTCGCCGCCTTGGCCATGGCCAACATCTCGGCGTGGGTCAGGGCGTTCTTCTTGCTCTCGGTCAGGTTGTGGCCCCGGGCAATGACCTTTCCCGAATGGACGACGACCGCGCCGACCGGAACCTCACCCTTCAAGGCCGCCTTGCGGGCCTCCTTCAGGGCTTCCTTCATGAAATGTTCGTGGGAAAATGTTCGGATCACGCTTACCCACAAAATGGTGCGTGCCAATTCTCATTTTCAAAAACTCAATAAATGAAATTGGTACTGCGCCATCTTCCTTTATTTCGTGGCGGATTTATTCGCCACTCGTTCAATGAAAAGATGGTGCGCCTGGAGGGACTCGAACCCCCAACCCTCTGATCCGTAGTCAGATGCTCTATCCAATTGAGCCACAGGCGCGGATATTCCCCGAACGTCCACAAAAGGGTGGTTATATTACCCAAAAGCATATTTTTATCGCAAGCGGAAAGGCTTGTAGGGAAAGGCTTTTCGCCTTCGTTTGTCGCTCAATTCCCCTATAATCCCCCTCCCACGTACGGATTGGAAAAGGTTCTTTCGTTCCGTTACGATGAATGCCCACCCCGGCGCGGGAGTCGGGTCCTATACGGCGATGCGGCCCCAACTCCGCTAGGTCCGGAAGGAAGCAACGGTCAGGTCGATGTTCGGGTGTTATAGGTCACCTGGCTCCCGCGACGGGGTGGAG from bacterium carries:
- the tadA gene encoding tRNA adenosine(34) deaminase TadA — its product is MARTILWVSVIRTFSHEHFMKEALKEARKAALKGEVPVGAVVVHSGKVIARGHNLTESKKNALTHAEMLAMAKAAKKLRSWRLIDCDLYVTLEPCTMCGGGIVLSRIRHLYYGAADPKAGAVESTARVLDNPKLNHRVHMTGGILKEDCSKALSDFFREVRKRARSVGM